A stretch of Imperialibacter roseus DNA encodes these proteins:
- a CDS encoding type II toxin-antitoxin system HipA family toxin: MVTTAFINIWGERVGAIAWDPTKELGVFEYEPSFLSNNWDLAPVQMPLQEARGRVFSFPELRNTSTFKGLPGLLADILPDKYGNALINTWLTRQGRPTNSLNPVETLCFIGSRGMGALEVEPAFPKADDKATKIEIESLIEVAEHILSGRERFSANVTADEEKALVDILKIGSSAGGARAKALITYNSSTGEIKSGQTNAPKGFTHWIIKFDGVTDTQFGSSSGYGRVEMAYYLMALDAGITMTESKLLEENGRAHFMTKRFDRIPDQGKVHVQSFCAMRHFDFNEVTMYSYEQVFETMRFLGLPYPQAEQLYRRMVFNVMGRNCDDHTKNFAFTMDKAGQWALSPAFDVCHAYRPDSDWVSQHALSINGKRTGITKSDLLSVAYQMNVKKANSIIQEIAEVVSRWDKYAERAGVEDVLQGGIGKTLQIIR; the protein is encoded by the coding sequence ATGGTAACAACGGCGTTTATCAATATCTGGGGAGAAAGAGTGGGTGCCATCGCCTGGGATCCAACCAAAGAGCTCGGAGTGTTTGAATACGAACCCAGTTTCCTGTCAAACAACTGGGACCTGGCACCCGTGCAGATGCCACTGCAAGAAGCAAGAGGCAGGGTATTTTCATTTCCCGAATTGCGCAACACCAGCACATTCAAAGGGTTGCCCGGACTGCTGGCTGATATTTTGCCCGACAAGTATGGCAATGCACTGATCAACACCTGGCTTACCCGGCAAGGGCGCCCCACCAACAGTCTCAATCCAGTAGAAACACTCTGTTTTATTGGCTCCAGGGGTATGGGCGCTCTGGAGGTGGAACCAGCTTTTCCTAAAGCCGACGACAAGGCCACAAAAATAGAAATAGAAAGCCTGATAGAAGTGGCTGAGCATATTCTATCAGGGCGGGAACGGTTCAGTGCCAATGTGACTGCCGATGAAGAAAAGGCACTAGTCGACATCCTTAAAATTGGGTCGTCAGCCGGTGGAGCGAGGGCAAAGGCACTGATCACCTATAACTCATCAACAGGTGAAATCAAGAGTGGTCAAACCAATGCTCCCAAAGGGTTCACGCACTGGATCATCAAGTTTGACGGTGTGACCGACACACAATTTGGCTCATCCAGTGGATACGGCCGGGTGGAAATGGCCTACTACCTGATGGCCCTGGATGCAGGTATAACAATGACTGAAAGTAAGCTACTGGAAGAAAACGGCAGAGCTCATTTTATGACCAAACGGTTTGACCGGATACCTGATCAGGGCAAAGTGCATGTGCAAAGCTTTTGTGCGATGCGGCATTTCGATTTTAATGAGGTGACGATGTACAGCTACGAACAAGTGTTCGAGACGATGAGATTTCTGGGGCTGCCTTATCCGCAAGCTGAGCAGCTATATAGAAGAATGGTTTTCAATGTGATGGGGAGGAACTGCGACGACCACACCAAAAACTTCGCTTTCACGATGGACAAAGCCGGGCAATGGGCATTGTCACCGGCTTTCGATGTTTGCCACGCTTACAGGCCCGACAGCGACTGGGTAAGCCAGCACGCCCTGAGCATCAACGGCAAAAGAACAGGTATTACCAAAAGCGATTTGCTATCTGTGGCCTATCAAATGAACGTAAAGAAAGCCAACAGCATCATTCAGGAAATTGCAGAAGTCGTCAGTCGTTGGGATAAATATGCCGAGCGGGCTGGCGTGGAAGATGTGCTACAAGGAGGCATTGGCAAAACCTTGCAGATCATCCGCTGA
- a CDS encoding trans-sulfuration enzyme family protein, with protein sequence MDLSYIINELGEDRENYYRSVSPPIMMSSNFCFDNIQDMQESLEFEHEIPFYTRGVNPTTAILQKKIAALEKTEDALIFASGSAAIGAAVMANLSQGDHVVCVEKPYSWTNKLLNQLLPRFGVTATMVDGTDPKNYERAIRPSTKILYLESPNSWTFELQDIEAVVKIARKHGLLTIIDNSYASPINMNPAEMGVDIVTHSASKYLNGHSDLVAGVLCATKEMTTKIFKSEFMTLGGIISPMNAWLMLRGLRTLPIRMERAEKSTATIVDFLASHEKVAKIYYPFHPSHPQYELAKKQMKQGTGQFTIQLKTENPDEIIRFCDSLKTFYLACSWGGHESLIFPAVAMVTSMNYKNATTPLNMIRFYVGLEETDYLIADLKQAFDKI encoded by the coding sequence ATGGATTTATCATATATTATCAATGAACTAGGCGAAGACAGAGAAAACTATTACCGCTCCGTGTCACCACCCATCATGATGTCGTCCAACTTTTGTTTCGACAACATTCAGGACATGCAGGAGAGCCTGGAATTTGAGCATGAAATTCCGTTTTATACCCGGGGGGTAAATCCAACCACCGCCATTCTGCAAAAGAAAATTGCTGCCCTTGAAAAAACAGAAGATGCGCTCATATTCGCCAGTGGAAGTGCTGCCATTGGAGCCGCAGTGATGGCTAACCTGAGTCAGGGCGATCATGTGGTATGTGTTGAAAAGCCGTATAGTTGGACCAATAAGCTACTCAATCAACTCCTGCCTCGCTTTGGAGTTACCGCTACGATGGTGGACGGCACCGACCCAAAGAACTACGAAAGAGCCATTCGACCATCTACGAAAATATTGTACCTCGAAAGCCCCAACTCCTGGACTTTCGAGCTACAGGACATTGAAGCTGTAGTGAAAATTGCCAGGAAACATGGGCTGCTGACCATTATCGATAATAGCTATGCTTCTCCCATCAACATGAACCCTGCTGAGATGGGTGTTGATATTGTTACCCATTCAGCTTCCAAGTACCTCAACGGCCACAGCGACCTGGTGGCGGGCGTACTTTGTGCTACGAAGGAAATGACCACGAAGATATTCAAGTCAGAGTTTATGACACTAGGAGGTATCATCTCGCCTATGAATGCCTGGCTGATGCTGCGTGGCCTTCGCACCTTGCCCATCCGCATGGAACGGGCTGAGAAATCTACAGCAACAATTGTCGACTTCCTCGCCAGTCATGAAAAAGTAGCCAAAATCTACTACCCCTTTCACCCCAGCCACCCGCAGTATGAGTTGGCCAAAAAGCAGATGAAACAAGGAACCGGCCAGTTTACGATTCAGCTAAAAACTGAAAATCCTGATGAGATCATTCGCTTTTGCGACTCATTGAAGACTTTCTACCTTGCATGTTCATGGGGTGGGCACGAATCATTGATATTTCCGGCTGTTGCCATGGTCACGTCAATGAATTACAAAAATGCTACAACACCGTTGAACATGATTCGTTTTTATGTCGGCCTGGAAGAAACTGACTATCTTATAGCTGACCTAAAGCAAGCGTTTGACAAAATTTAA
- a CDS encoding GTP-binding protein — translation MKIHLVGGFLGSGKTTAIGNACQHLKQQGLKVGVITNDQGQYLVDSEFLDAEGISSAQVTGGCFCCNYDQLDKQIQRMTDSISPDVIFAESVGSCTDLVATVLKPLLKFRGQEMEGMTLSCFVDARMLMMHSTNKRLPFSADTTYIWEKQIEEASLIVVNKIDMVNTSDLPAFKQALTAKYPDKKFLFQNSLDEDSVRDWLSELSIYEANELISLDLDYAKYGRGEAELAWLDEQITIKTFDGTAIKVAIDFIEGLTSGFKREQLPIGHLKLMITSNGTQRKISFTTVSSGAAETNELKSFFGDSNEVQITVNARVQTAPEVLRGLLEVELGLLRTTDTVISEENIAFFQPGFPTPTHRITS, via the coding sequence ATGAAAATTCACCTTGTCGGAGGGTTTTTGGGTAGCGGCAAAACAACTGCCATTGGCAACGCATGTCAGCACCTCAAGCAGCAAGGTCTAAAAGTCGGCGTGATTACCAACGATCAGGGTCAATACCTGGTGGATAGTGAGTTTCTTGATGCCGAGGGTATTTCGTCGGCACAGGTAACTGGTGGCTGCTTTTGCTGTAACTACGACCAGCTCGATAAGCAGATTCAACGAATGACCGACAGTATTTCACCCGATGTCATTTTTGCCGAGTCGGTCGGTTCCTGCACCGATCTTGTTGCCACGGTGCTCAAGCCTCTGCTGAAGTTTCGTGGACAGGAGATGGAAGGAATGACTCTCTCCTGCTTCGTCGACGCCAGGATGCTAATGATGCATTCGACTAATAAAAGACTGCCCTTTAGCGCCGACACCACCTACATTTGGGAGAAGCAAATCGAGGAAGCCAGTTTAATTGTCGTTAACAAAATTGACATGGTTAACACCTCTGATCTTCCGGCTTTCAAACAGGCGCTGACTGCTAAATACCCCGATAAAAAGTTTCTTTTCCAAAACTCGCTTGACGAGGATTCAGTTCGTGATTGGCTGAGTGAGTTGAGTATTTATGAAGCCAATGAACTCATATCACTTGATCTCGACTATGCCAAATATGGCAGGGGCGAAGCGGAACTCGCCTGGTTGGATGAGCAGATTACGATCAAAACATTCGACGGGACGGCAATAAAAGTAGCGATCGATTTCATCGAAGGTCTGACTAGTGGCTTCAAACGAGAGCAACTTCCTATCGGGCACCTTAAGTTGATGATCACCTCGAATGGTACGCAGAGAAAAATTAGTTTCACCACTGTATCATCCGGCGCAGCCGAAACTAACGAACTCAAGTCTTTTTTCGGAGACTCGAATGAAGTGCAAATTACAGTGAATGCCCGGGTTCAAACCGCTCCCGAAGTCCTTAGAGGTCTGTTGGAGGTTGAGCTTGGGTTGCTGAGAACAACTGATACTGTTATTTCTGAGGAGAATATTGCTTTTTTCCAGCCGGGCTTTCCAACGCCTACTCATCGGATAACAAGCTGA
- a CDS encoding DUF5686 and carboxypeptidase regulatory-like domain-containing protein, with protein sequence MTKFNVLTFLVAGINLLIGGTSYAQSIKGIVIDEKGEPLPFTTIYVGGTSTGVSTNQDGDYELSLAPGSYDIVFQYVGYKRQVQEVVVIPGKTYMLNVQLLPEAYQLREVVVNSKDRDPAYAVIREAIRKRRYHLTEVNAFSCRVYIKGNQHLDDIPNSVLGYTVPLDTGIVYLSESVSDLSYIYPDKYSERMISSRVSGQSKAFSFNMASEMYVNFYNNLLGMEGLTERGFVSPIASNAFFFYDYKLRGAFQEGEYLINKIEVIPKRENDPVFSGFIYIVEDSWSIHSIDLVLPQKKQIEFVDSLRIRQQYAPLDQGIWMMLSQRFDFRIGAFGFHGNGYFVGVYSNYKIEPRYKLDAVNKLTGPTVEQVDTLPKNDLKLFPKPKKSFGKEVLVIEEDANKREDVYWEKIRPIPLNDYEKKDYKIKDSLLVIKESKPFKDSMDDKRNNLNLVKLFVSGYRYNRSYKRDFLSFDPLIKAIQYNTVEGVVTNLDVNYTRYYENNKFYRITPAVRYGFSSGKLYGRLGATYYYDPKKFSSAQVDFGQFVYQFNQADPIVSYVNTAETLVGGRNLIKLFEKTYVSTRYRTELWNGVLFTGRFSWEKRVQLYNTSFLSILKEENRIFTTNAPKNLELADTSFPTHEAAIVDLSIIYHPGQRYISRPDQKVLLVNKWPSFTFNYVKGLNGLLGSDVDYDRVSAKISDEISQGLFGMGRLTLESGFFPGKKVAYFMDYRQFNGNATLYARFEPGNFQLLDYYLYSSLKPYFMGQYEHHFDGFIVNKLPLLRKTKLQAVGSFNYLRAGTVDNYVEIGIGLEHILKILRVDFYTSFIGREHQAIGFKGGLGF encoded by the coding sequence TTGACAAAATTTAATGTTCTAACATTTCTGGTTGCTGGAATCAATCTTCTGATTGGTGGGACATCTTATGCCCAAAGTATTAAGGGGATTGTTATCGACGAGAAAGGTGAGCCACTTCCTTTTACCACCATTTATGTAGGAGGAACTTCCACCGGGGTTTCTACTAATCAGGATGGAGACTACGAGCTTTCTCTGGCGCCTGGCTCCTACGATATCGTTTTCCAGTATGTGGGCTACAAACGCCAGGTGCAGGAGGTCGTTGTCATTCCCGGGAAAACCTACATGTTGAATGTGCAGCTTCTTCCTGAAGCATATCAGTTGCGGGAGGTGGTGGTCAACTCAAAGGACAGAGACCCGGCATACGCTGTAATAAGGGAGGCTATCAGGAAAAGGAGATATCATTTGACCGAGGTCAACGCATTTTCATGCAGGGTTTATATCAAAGGCAATCAGCACCTCGACGACATACCCAACAGTGTGCTGGGCTACACAGTACCTCTGGACACCGGTATCGTTTATTTGTCGGAGTCTGTCTCCGATCTGTCTTACATCTATCCGGATAAGTACAGTGAGCGCATGATCTCCTCGAGGGTCAGTGGGCAAAGCAAGGCCTTCAGCTTCAATATGGCCTCCGAAATGTATGTCAACTTCTACAACAACCTGCTCGGAATGGAGGGCCTTACCGAAAGAGGTTTTGTTTCACCCATTGCCAGCAACGCTTTTTTCTTTTACGACTATAAGCTGCGTGGTGCTTTTCAGGAGGGAGAGTATTTAATTAATAAAATTGAAGTGATCCCTAAAAGGGAGAATGATCCGGTTTTTAGCGGGTTTATTTATATCGTGGAAGACAGTTGGAGCATTCATAGCATTGACCTTGTGCTACCACAGAAGAAGCAAATCGAATTTGTAGACAGCCTTCGCATCCGTCAGCAGTACGCACCTTTGGATCAGGGCATCTGGATGATGCTGTCTCAAAGATTTGACTTTAGAATTGGGGCATTCGGTTTTCATGGCAATGGATATTTTGTTGGTGTATACTCCAATTATAAGATAGAGCCACGGTACAAGCTCGACGCAGTAAATAAATTGACCGGCCCAACAGTCGAACAGGTCGATACGCTCCCAAAAAATGATTTAAAGCTGTTTCCTAAGCCAAAAAAGAGTTTTGGTAAGGAGGTGCTGGTGATAGAGGAGGATGCCAATAAACGGGAGGATGTGTACTGGGAGAAAATAAGGCCCATACCCCTCAACGACTACGAAAAGAAGGACTATAAAATCAAGGACAGCTTGCTGGTGATAAAAGAGTCAAAGCCATTTAAAGACTCTATGGATGACAAAAGAAACAATCTTAATCTTGTCAAACTTTTTGTTTCAGGTTACAGATACAACCGAAGCTACAAGCGAGATTTCCTTTCATTTGATCCGCTAATCAAAGCTATTCAGTACAACACAGTTGAAGGCGTGGTAACCAATCTGGATGTGAACTATACCAGATACTATGAGAACAACAAATTTTACCGAATCACTCCGGCCGTCAGGTACGGATTTAGCTCAGGAAAGCTCTACGGGCGACTGGGAGCGACCTACTATTATGATCCAAAGAAATTTTCCAGCGCTCAGGTGGATTTTGGACAGTTTGTCTATCAATTCAATCAGGCCGATCCGATAGTTTCCTATGTAAATACCGCCGAGACATTGGTCGGGGGCAGGAACCTGATAAAGCTATTTGAAAAGACCTATGTAAGCACGAGATACCGCACAGAGTTGTGGAACGGCGTCTTGTTCACAGGGCGGTTTAGCTGGGAAAAAAGAGTACAGTTGTACAACACTTCGTTCCTGTCGATTCTGAAAGAAGAGAATCGTATTTTTACCACGAACGCTCCTAAAAATTTGGAACTGGCCGATACGAGCTTCCCCACGCATGAGGCAGCCATTGTCGATTTGTCTATCATTTATCACCCGGGCCAGCGATATATTTCACGACCCGATCAAAAAGTATTGTTGGTCAACAAATGGCCATCTTTCACTTTCAATTACGTGAAGGGTCTGAATGGATTGCTGGGATCGGATGTCGACTACGACAGGGTGTCAGCCAAAATCAGCGATGAAATTTCGCAAGGCTTGTTTGGCATGGGAAGACTGACGCTCGAATCGGGCTTTTTCCCCGGTAAAAAAGTAGCCTACTTCATGGACTACAGGCAATTTAACGGTAACGCAACGCTCTATGCCAGGTTTGAACCTGGCAACTTCCAACTCCTTGATTACTATCTCTACAGCTCGCTGAAGCCCTACTTTATGGGCCAGTATGAACATCACTTTGACGGCTTCATTGTCAATAAACTCCCCCTTCTTCGTAAAACTAAACTACAAGCAGTAGGCTCGTTCAATTACCTGCGTGCCGGCACTGTCGACAACTACGTTGAAATCGGCATCGGACTTGAGCATATTCTCAAAATTCTCAGGGTAGATTTCTACACTTCTTTTATTGGCAGAGAACACCAGGCTATCGGTTTCAAAGGGGGACTGGGTTTCTAG
- a CDS encoding ABC transporter permease has product MLLRFLRWFCPPSLFEGVEGDLLEQFEADTEVFGERRARWLLRWNVLRFFRPGIILRNSFSKGLINTIMLRSYFKIAVRNIMKRKLYASINALGLSLGIASCILIYLFIQDERSFDQFHANKDLIYRMQGEMYDQNAPELYYKHCYMSLALAQTLKDEVPEVQYATHFVQRTDFFRHEETIFKSKFAYVGKDFFDMFSFDLIEGGTGNLFGSKEELVLTASAVTKYFGSKDPIGKVMQIGANGDKLFKVAAIIQDPPANSSLDFEMLLPVESMNGFNEHNLTHWLNQGFPTFIQLYPEASAAEMAPKLQPIVEKYMSSEMTEWGQHLNAPEGTEIYKLSFGKLTDMHFQKEIGWDKVSDPQYSYVLGGIALLILVIACINYISLAMTSSASRRKEVGVRKVTGAHKRQLVAQFTFESVFLTFLAMLFGLGLVFLFLPVFNELTSKAISVSAADWLPLIGFSLATTLLIGLLAGSYPAFFLSGLLPTVALKNGVASGAKTYLLRPLVVLQFVLSSFLMISSVVMYRQMDFITSKDLGFNQEQVVVIPTHGSWNDNESNKILERFRQAASRRPEVLSVAGSGNPVAFGEDYMVFGGYKVDGVPRTAFGFLVDEHFVPTMELQIVQGRNFDAAMMSDAEESIIVNEALVKELGWTDPLNERMNFHASQPNAPGARVIGVVKDFNFLSLKDEIKPMFLYEGRDLNMGYIVTRLAPGDIKATLAHLEDDFAEAAPGKPFEYTFLDEKIERQYAQYKRWMDIMLIATCLAVVIAGLGLFGLAGINAVNKTKEIGIRKVLGARVAQVFMLLNRQYIGFALIAFILAAPLSWYAMNQWLSGFAYAIEINWLVFAISMALGVLIALTAVSYHALKASALNPADSLRYE; this is encoded by the coding sequence ATGTTGCTGCGCTTCCTGCGCTGGTTTTGCCCGCCTTCTCTTTTCGAAGGGGTAGAAGGCGATTTGCTGGAGCAGTTTGAGGCCGACACCGAGGTCTTTGGTGAACGAAGGGCAAGGTGGCTACTTCGTTGGAATGTGCTTCGGTTTTTCAGGCCGGGAATTATACTACGAAACTCATTTTCAAAAGGACTAATCAATACCATTATGCTTAGAAGTTATTTTAAAATAGCCGTGCGCAATATCATGAAGCGCAAGCTGTATGCTTCGATCAACGCTCTCGGGCTAAGCCTGGGCATCGCCTCGTGCATTCTTATCTACCTTTTCATTCAGGACGAGCGAAGTTTTGATCAGTTTCATGCCAATAAAGACCTGATCTACAGGATGCAGGGTGAAATGTACGATCAGAATGCGCCTGAGTTATACTACAAGCATTGTTATATGTCGCTCGCTTTGGCCCAAACCCTGAAGGACGAGGTGCCTGAAGTTCAGTACGCCACTCATTTTGTTCAGCGAACAGATTTCTTCAGACATGAGGAAACAATTTTCAAGAGCAAGTTTGCTTACGTGGGCAAGGACTTCTTCGATATGTTTTCGTTCGACTTGATAGAAGGTGGAACCGGCAACCTGTTCGGGAGTAAAGAAGAGCTGGTACTGACGGCCTCAGCAGTCACAAAATATTTTGGATCGAAGGACCCTATTGGGAAAGTGATGCAAATAGGCGCCAATGGTGATAAACTTTTCAAAGTGGCAGCCATCATTCAGGATCCACCAGCCAACTCTAGCCTTGACTTCGAAATGTTGCTCCCGGTGGAGAGCATGAACGGGTTTAACGAGCACAACCTGACGCACTGGTTGAATCAGGGCTTCCCAACTTTTATTCAACTATATCCAGAGGCTTCTGCGGCTGAAATGGCTCCAAAACTTCAACCGATTGTCGAGAAGTATATGAGCAGTGAGATGACTGAGTGGGGCCAGCACCTGAACGCACCGGAAGGTACCGAGATTTATAAGCTGAGTTTTGGAAAGCTGACAGACATGCACTTTCAGAAGGAGATTGGCTGGGACAAAGTAAGCGACCCACAATATTCTTACGTACTCGGCGGCATTGCGCTTCTGATCCTGGTCATAGCATGCATCAATTATATTTCGCTGGCCATGACCAGTTCGGCAAGCCGCAGGAAGGAAGTGGGGGTGAGAAAAGTAACCGGCGCACACAAGCGACAGCTTGTAGCGCAATTTACCTTCGAGTCAGTCTTTCTTACCTTTCTTGCTATGTTGTTTGGGTTGGGTCTTGTTTTCCTGTTCCTTCCGGTGTTCAACGAGCTGACCAGCAAAGCCATTTCTGTTTCTGCCGCTGACTGGTTGCCGCTAATTGGATTTAGCCTTGCTACCACACTGTTGATTGGCCTGCTCGCTGGAAGTTACCCGGCATTTTTTCTGTCAGGATTACTGCCGACAGTGGCCTTGAAGAACGGCGTGGCTTCTGGTGCCAAAACTTATTTGCTGAGGCCTCTCGTTGTGCTGCAATTTGTCTTGTCTTCATTCCTGATGATCAGTTCTGTTGTTATGTATCGCCAGATGGATTTTATCACTTCCAAAGACCTTGGCTTCAACCAGGAGCAAGTCGTGGTGATTCCAACGCATGGTAGCTGGAACGACAATGAAAGCAATAAAATTCTGGAGAGATTCCGACAAGCGGCCAGTCGGCGTCCTGAGGTATTGTCTGTTGCCGGATCCGGAAACCCGGTGGCTTTCGGAGAGGATTATATGGTATTTGGGGGGTACAAAGTTGACGGTGTGCCCCGTACCGCTTTCGGCTTCCTGGTCGACGAACATTTTGTTCCAACCATGGAGTTGCAGATTGTGCAGGGCAGGAATTTTGACGCTGCTATGATGTCTGATGCGGAAGAGAGCATTATCGTTAACGAGGCGTTAGTCAAAGAGCTTGGCTGGACAGACCCACTCAATGAAAGGATGAATTTTCATGCCTCACAGCCCAATGCTCCTGGGGCCAGGGTCATTGGAGTGGTAAAGGATTTCAATTTCCTTTCGCTGAAGGATGAAATAAAACCGATGTTTTTGTATGAGGGGCGTGATCTTAACATGGGCTATATCGTGACCAGGCTTGCCCCTGGAGACATTAAAGCCACGCTGGCCCATTTGGAAGATGACTTTGCTGAGGCCGCTCCGGGGAAGCCCTTCGAATACACTTTTCTCGACGAAAAAATCGAGCGCCAGTATGCTCAGTACAAGCGATGGATGGATATTATGCTGATTGCTACCTGTTTGGCTGTGGTGATTGCCGGGCTGGGTCTTTTTGGTCTGGCGGGCATCAATGCAGTGAACAAAACAAAAGAAATAGGCATCAGAAAGGTACTTGGTGCAAGGGTAGCACAGGTTTTTATGCTGCTCAACAGACAGTACATCGGGTTTGCGCTGATAGCCTTTATCCTTGCTGCTCCTCTATCATGGTATGCCATGAATCAGTGGCTGTCAGGCTTTGCCTACGCTATCGAAATAAACTGGCTGGTGTTTGCGATCAGCATGGCACTGGGAGTTCTGATTGCTCTAACAGCTGTAAGCTACCATGCCCTGAAAGCAAGTGCACTTAACCCGGCTGACAGCCTGCGTTATGAATAA
- a CDS encoding abortive infection system antitoxin AbiGi family protein has protein sequence MSKLSSDSLFHFTGEIKTLFKILVNGIRPSYCIEDYAMLYNQKKAAFLLAVPMSCFCDIPLSQINNHTSTYGDYGIGLKKSWAEKHGITPVAYVYKNSKWVEQLWEMVKIFEQYEPEIKERSLTFSNGFSKKYSRENIHFKNVEAFGNHYRYILSFIKPYEGKLFRIGKKNKNAVKFYDEKEWRYVPPGIIPPFIPAKSYMSMMETGLDDELKSYTENIEQHYMLKFKIEDINHIILRNDSKISDLIKFIDQNPVLYDAVPEFREILLTKVQTLEKLQIDY, from the coding sequence ATGTCAAAACTTAGTTCTGATAGTCTCTTCCATTTTACGGGCGAAATTAAAACGTTATTTAAAATTTTAGTCAATGGGATTAGGCCAAGTTACTGCATAGAGGACTACGCCATGCTTTACAATCAAAAAAAGGCGGCTTTCTTATTAGCAGTTCCCATGAGTTGTTTTTGTGACATTCCTTTGAGCCAAATTAATAATCATACCAGCACTTATGGCGATTACGGTATTGGGCTGAAAAAATCGTGGGCTGAAAAGCACGGAATTACGCCTGTAGCCTATGTTTATAAAAATTCTAAATGGGTCGAACAGCTCTGGGAAATGGTTAAAATATTTGAGCAATACGAACCTGAAATAAAAGAAAGAAGTCTAACCTTTTCTAATGGCTTCAGTAAGAAATACAGCCGAGAAAACATCCATTTCAAAAATGTCGAGGCCTTTGGAAATCACTACAGATATATACTTTCCTTTATTAAACCGTATGAAGGAAAGCTCTTCAGAATTGGGAAAAAGAACAAAAATGCGGTAAAGTTCTATGATGAAAAAGAGTGGAGATATGTTCCACCTGGCATAATTCCACCGTTTATTCCTGCGAAATCTTATATGAGTATGATGGAAACTGGTCTGGATGACGAGTTAAAGTCCTATACTGAAAATATAGAGCAGCACTATATGCTCAAATTCAAGATAGAAGATATTAACCATATTATTCTTCGAAATGATTCTAAAATATCCGACCTAATTAAATTCATTGATCAAAACCCTGTGCTTTATGATGCGGTACCAGAATTCAGAGAAATACTTTTGACCAAAGTACAGACATTAGAAAAACTCCAAATCGACTATTGA
- a CDS encoding helix-turn-helix domain-containing protein: MMDKNNISLMSDAALLSTIGEFVRHHRLEQNKTQSQLAEEAGINRTTLVEFEQGKRSNTLTLIQLLRALNQLQVLEAFKVERQLSPLQLAKLEQSQRQRASKRKAPERTSSDW; the protein is encoded by the coding sequence ATGATGGATAAAAACAACATTTCGTTAATGAGCGACGCAGCTTTGCTGTCCACCATTGGAGAGTTTGTCAGGCACCATCGGCTGGAACAAAACAAAACCCAAAGCCAGCTTGCGGAAGAAGCGGGCATTAATCGCACAACGCTTGTGGAATTTGAGCAGGGCAAACGATCCAACACACTCACGCTTATCCAATTGCTCAGGGCATTAAATCAGCTACAGGTGCTGGAAGCATTTAAGGTAGAGAGGCAGTTGAGCCCACTTCAGCTGGCAAAGCTGGAGCAAAGTCAACGGCAGCGAGCATCAAAAAGGAAAGCTCCTGAGCGCACCTCATCCGACTGGTAA